In Cycloclasticus sp., a single genomic region encodes these proteins:
- a CDS encoding PQQ-dependent dehydrogenase, methanol/ethanol family has protein sequence MFNIKQKLAYLLLFIILLGCSNDQPDQIASKEPAGVTTSADEAINTDIADQNTGVRYYGLEQNLQRYSALTQINESNAAQLKPAWILSLGDNRGQQTQPIIIDGVMYATTHNASYAIDAKTGRQLWKSKIQYPPDTLTCCGITNRGATWHEGILYRVTLDNRVQALDPKNGKVIWQKRAADVKEGYSMTSAPLIANGTMITGIAGGEFGARGFLDGWDPSTGEHLWRFYTVPEPGKLGNDTWQGDDWKRGGGPTWLIGSYDKELDIVYWGVGNTAPWNANMHPGDNLFTESVIAIKPKTGELVWHYQFTPNDGFDYDGVNDPILADIMIDGSERKVMMQANRNGFFYVLDRTNGKLLKANQFVDKVTWADGIDMETGRPIVSERVKNMLKTGETTEIWPSAFGGKNLAPMSYSPKTGLAYANTFNVGWKYTPVKQEYKQGMFYIGASFKWIFPEGNKGYLRAIDPLTGQAKWEFPTTVPMNGGTLVTAGNVVFSGAQTGELYALNAQSGEKLWEFRTGSGIIAPPITYQIDGKQYIAVASGIGGVYTNFSGDIDLKNVNPGGSIWVFELAEGADHSTIHAETNRPPEEHQIDSTVANKAEWSDLVKHGAELYEQACSHCHGVEMKTAGTTFDLRTFPKNDKARFNDSVINGKGSMPAWGNKLSADEVNAIYEYVVK, from the coding sequence ATGTTTAATATAAAACAAAAACTGGCATATCTTCTATTGTTCATTATCTTACTTGGCTGTAGCAATGATCAACCTGATCAGATAGCCAGTAAAGAACCTGCGGGTGTAACGACTTCAGCTGATGAGGCTATCAACACTGATATTGCTGATCAAAATACCGGCGTTAGGTATTACGGGTTAGAGCAAAATTTACAGCGCTATTCTGCTTTAACGCAAATTAACGAGAGCAATGCTGCGCAATTAAAGCCGGCATGGATCTTATCCCTAGGTGATAACCGCGGGCAACAAACGCAGCCGATAATTATAGACGGCGTTATGTATGCAACCACGCATAATGCAAGCTATGCGATTGACGCAAAAACAGGGCGTCAATTATGGAAAAGCAAGATTCAATACCCACCAGATACACTGACTTGCTGTGGTATCACCAATAGAGGAGCGACATGGCATGAAGGTATTTTATACCGTGTAACGCTGGATAATCGGGTTCAGGCCCTTGACCCAAAAAATGGCAAGGTTATTTGGCAAAAGCGTGCGGCAGACGTAAAAGAAGGTTACTCCATGACCAGCGCACCGCTAATAGCTAACGGCACAATGATTACGGGCATTGCCGGTGGAGAATTTGGTGCAAGGGGCTTCTTGGATGGCTGGGATCCCAGTACGGGTGAACATTTATGGCGTTTTTATACCGTGCCAGAACCTGGAAAGCTTGGTAATGATACTTGGCAAGGGGACGACTGGAAGCGCGGCGGTGGCCCGACTTGGCTTATTGGTTCATACGATAAAGAACTGGATATTGTGTACTGGGGTGTGGGTAATACGGCACCATGGAATGCAAACATGCACCCGGGTGACAACCTGTTTACTGAGAGTGTCATCGCCATAAAACCAAAAACCGGCGAGTTGGTTTGGCATTATCAATTTACCCCAAACGATGGTTTTGACTATGACGGGGTCAATGACCCGATTCTTGCGGATATTATGATTGATGGCTCTGAACGCAAAGTCATGATGCAAGCAAACAGGAATGGATTTTTTTATGTACTTGACCGCACCAATGGAAAGCTACTAAAAGCCAATCAATTCGTTGATAAGGTGACATGGGCTGACGGTATCGATATGGAAACCGGTAGGCCAATCGTGTCCGAGCGTGTAAAAAATATGTTGAAGACGGGTGAAACGACCGAAATTTGGCCATCTGCATTTGGCGGTAAAAACCTAGCACCCATGTCTTATAGCCCTAAAACAGGGCTTGCCTACGCCAACACATTTAACGTGGGCTGGAAATACACACCCGTAAAACAAGAGTATAAACAAGGGATGTTCTATATTGGGGCGAGCTTTAAGTGGATATTTCCCGAAGGAAATAAAGGTTATTTACGAGCTATAGACCCGTTGACCGGTCAGGCAAAATGGGAATTCCCAACAACGGTGCCAATGAATGGGGGCACGTTAGTGACAGCAGGAAATGTCGTCTTTTCGGGTGCTCAAACGGGCGAGTTGTATGCACTAAATGCACAAAGCGGCGAGAAATTATGGGAATTTAGAACCGGCTCAGGGATTATTGCGCCGCCGATTACTTATCAAATTGACGGTAAGCAGTATATTGCTGTAGCCAGTGGAATCGGCGGGGTATACACCAATTTTTCAGGTGATATAGATCTAAAAAATGTTAACCCCGGCGGTTCCATTTGGGTGTTTGAATTGGCTGAAGGCGCAGACCATAGCACTATTCATGCTGAAACTAATCGGCCGCCAGAAGAGCATCAAATAGATTCAACGGTGGCCAATAAAGCAGAATGGTCTGATCTCGTAAAGCACGGTGCGGAGCTCTATGAGCAGGCTTGCTCGCACTGCCATGGTGTAGAAATGAAAACCGCGGGCACAACGTTTGATCTTCGTACGTTCCCTAAAAATGATAAGGCACGGTTTAACGATTCAGTTATCAATGGAAAGGGTTCAATGCCGGCATGGGGTAATAAGCTATCAGCAGACGAAGTGAATGCCATATATGAGTATGTTGTTAAATAA